A window of the Spirochaetota bacterium genome harbors these coding sequences:
- the rpoN gene encoding RNA polymerase factor sigma-54, with protein MHSIFAISVDFYPPVRYYTHAGAKTQVKNALHLNLKLKQQLRLSPQMIQSIGLLTLSNLDLLAHIEKELAENPLLESDEKGNTVEIDQNIMNDPDMPSYEWVDYLEDSSDLGMPRDNDKEDSKRRFIEGGIAEEKETLYDHLLGQLRMSLGDEKKIELGAKVLGFIDREGYLSMSSDLIALDLNEPREDVDSILDLIKTFDPPGVGGRDLREVLLLELAAYSPRQPLAERIVADHLDALSQKDHALIAATLNVGVDDVARSAAVIQTLEPFPGRAFDTTKVRYIVPDIRIDKKDGEWHVELIDDFLPALSISEKYSAMLKKSPGEDGGKFASEKLSSALALIYAIEQRRRTLYKTGKALIELQRDFFEHGPEHMKPLLLRDVAGAIGMSESTVSRVSNSKYVETSWGIFPVKFFFSVSVRSSSGTDSKQSVKEKLRRIIAEAPDSLSDEKLKAVLSERGIHIARRTVAKYRKELKILSSRDR; from the coding sequence ATGCATTCGATATTCGCAATATCGGTTGATTTTTACCCGCCGGTGCGGTACTATACGCATGCAGGAGCGAAAACGCAGGTGAAAAACGCCCTTCATTTAAATCTCAAGCTGAAACAGCAGCTTCGCTTAAGCCCGCAGATGATACAATCCATCGGGCTTTTGACGCTGTCCAATCTTGACCTGCTTGCGCATATAGAGAAAGAGCTTGCCGAGAACCCGCTCCTTGAAAGCGACGAGAAAGGCAATACGGTCGAGATAGACCAGAACATCATGAACGACCCCGATATGCCGAGCTATGAATGGGTCGATTACCTCGAGGATTCGTCCGACCTCGGCATGCCGCGCGATAATGACAAGGAAGATTCGAAGCGCCGCTTCATCGAGGGTGGCATTGCCGAGGAAAAGGAAACGCTTTACGACCATCTCCTTGGCCAACTGCGCATGTCTCTCGGCGATGAGAAGAAGATCGAGCTCGGCGCGAAAGTGCTCGGTTTCATCGATCGTGAAGGGTATCTCTCCATGTCGAGCGATCTCATCGCGCTTGACCTCAATGAGCCCCGGGAAGATGTCGACAGCATACTTGATCTGATAAAGACGTTCGATCCGCCCGGTGTCGGCGGGCGCGACCTGAGAGAAGTGCTGCTTCTCGAGCTCGCTGCCTATTCGCCGAGGCAGCCCCTCGCGGAGCGCATCGTCGCCGATCACCTCGATGCGCTCTCGCAGAAGGATCATGCGCTTATCGCAGCAACGCTCAATGTCGGCGTCGATGATGTAGCGCGTTCCGCAGCGGTCATCCAGACCCTTGAGCCGTTCCCCGGCCGTGCGTTCGATACGACGAAAGTGCGGTATATCGTCCCTGATATTCGGATAGATAAAAAGGACGGCGAATGGCACGTTGAGCTCATCGATGATTTTCTTCCGGCACTTTCCATAAGCGAGAAGTACAGCGCCATGCTCAAGAAGAGCCCCGGCGAGGACGGGGGGAAATTCGCCTCGGAAAAGCTGTCGTCCGCATTGGCGCTCATCTACGCGATAGAACAGCGGCGGCGCACGCTCTATAAGACCGGCAAGGCGCTCATCGAACTGCAGCGGGATTTCTTCGAGCATGGTCCCGAGCATATGAAGCCGCTCCTCCTTCGCGACGTGGCAGGAGCCATAGGCATGAGCGAATCCACGGTGAGCAGGGTGAGCAACAGTAAATATGTCGAAACATCGTGGGGCATATTCCCGGTCAAATTCTTCTTTTCGGTGTCGGTACGGTCGTCATCGGGAACGGATTCCAAGCAGTCGGTAAAAGAGAAGCTTCGGCGCATCATTGCCGAGGCCCCGGACAGTCTGTCCGATGAGAAGCTCAAAGCGGTGCTCTCGGAACGGGGTATACATATCGCCCGCCGGACGGTTGCAAAATATAGAAAAGAGCTTAAAATACTTTCCTCGCGCGACCGCTGA
- the raiA gene encoding ribosome-associated translation inhibitor RaiA, with product MHVNIQGRHVKVGRGLREHIAKRMEKLKFYSKKIIDAHVLLMKVKFDHTAEVTVLLNGKFFRFAETASTFHEAIDLVFVKIDRKLRSTKAIIKHHKHDAGLKNAIARAEPVEETIHIDYAPFSDKPMDEVEAVLEFSLERDPVSGYFPVVKNRDMMNVQVSRIPVFLFRNGKDIVEYRYQPGNIVTTVLGFDGWYERIVAVSGGSSVNYAKKKRAVVPECNVATASRTVAAGGSKRFLVFRNSVTGSIEAVCRDGKKIVIISEGR from the coding sequence ATGCATGTGAACATCCAGGGACGACACGTGAAAGTGGGCCGCGGGCTCAGGGAACATATCGCCAAGCGCATGGAGAAGTTGAAATTCTATTCGAAGAAGATAATCGACGCGCATGTGCTTCTCATGAAGGTGAAGTTCGATCATACGGCGGAAGTGACCGTTCTTCTCAATGGGAAATTCTTCCGCTTCGCAGAGACGGCATCGACGTTCCACGAGGCGATAGACCTGGTGTTCGTCAAGATAGACCGGAAATTGAGGAGCACCAAGGCGATCATCAAGCATCATAAGCATGATGCGGGGCTTAAGAACGCCATCGCGCGTGCCGAGCCGGTGGAAGAGACCATTCACATCGATTATGCACCGTTCTCGGATAAACCGATGGACGAGGTCGAGGCTGTCCTTGAATTCTCGCTCGAGCGCGATCCTGTTTCCGGCTATTTTCCCGTCGTGAAGAACCGCGATATGATGAACGTGCAGGTGTCGCGCATACCGGTATTCCTTTTCCGCAACGGGAAGGATATCGTGGAATACCGATATCAGCCGGGGAATATCGTTACGACGGTGCTCGGTTTTGACGGCTGGTACGAACGCATCGTGGCGGTGTCCGGCGGGTCTTCCGTGAATTATGCGAAGAAGAAACGTGCTGTCGTTCCCGAATGCAATGTGGCGACCGCATCGCGCACCGTTGCCGCGGGCGGCAGCAAGCGCTTTCTTGTGTTCCGCAACAGCGTGACCGGGTCGATAGAAGCGGTATGCCGGGACGGAAAGAAGATCGTCATCATCAGCGAAGGACGCTGA
- a CDS encoding PTS sugar transporter subunit IIA, protein MKLVDCMDERSIILNIAELEKEAVLSRIVAVLAENNLIANQQEVEKAILARERLMSTGVGSGIAIPHAKTDKVDKITIAFATSKAGIRYKAVDKKNVHVIFMLISPKEAASENLKVLTIIAKILRGNTALTEKLLKAENPRDVIDLIAKEEAKIQ, encoded by the coding sequence ATGAAACTTGTCGACTGCATGGATGAGCGCTCCATCATCCTCAATATAGCGGAATTGGAAAAGGAAGCGGTACTGAGCCGGATAGTCGCCGTGCTCGCCGAGAACAACCTTATTGCGAATCAGCAGGAAGTGGAGAAGGCCATACTCGCCCGCGAGCGGCTCATGTCCACCGGTGTGGGGAGCGGGATCGCCATTCCGCACGCAAAAACGGACAAGGTCGACAAGATAACGATAGCCTTTGCCACCTCGAAGGCCGGGATACGATACAAGGCCGTCGACAAGAAGAATGTGCATGTCATATTCATGCTCATATCTCCCAAAGAGGCGGCGAGCGAGAACCTGAAGGTCCTCACCATCATCGCGAAGATACTGCGCGGCAATACCGCGCTCACCGAGAAGCTCCTCAAAGCGGAGAACCCCCGCGACGTCATCGATCTTATCGCCAAAGAGGAAGCCAAGATACAATGA
- the hprK gene encoding HPr(Ser) kinase/phosphatase → MSRVSIERLLAINDKAENTLKMRSLTGTTGFDNKLASYHINRPGMNLFGYFDNFGYDRIQIFGRGEIGYLAKLIAADDYRTIDEMFSYKIPLCVFTNNQEPPPAFTDRARGHSIPVFVTEHSTGDLIERLTTILEEEFAPHTTLHGVFVEVFGVGVLIKGKSGVGKSEAALELIQRGHRLIADDSVDFRALRGSMVIGSSNRVLKYNMEVRGIGIINIARLSGMSAIRNKKRLELIVILEDWKEDKEYDRTGLEDHTESILGVEIPSLCIPVRPGRNIHILIETAAKNERLKLLGYHSAKEFNKRVMRLFEGEEDDTGF, encoded by the coding sequence ATGAGCCGCGTTTCTATTGAACGCCTCCTTGCGATCAATGACAAGGCCGAGAATACGCTCAAAATGCGTTCGCTCACCGGGACGACGGGGTTCGACAATAAACTTGCGAGCTACCACATCAATCGCCCGGGCATGAACCTGTTCGGCTACTTCGATAATTTCGGCTATGACCGTATACAGATATTCGGCAGGGGAGAGATAGGGTATCTCGCGAAGCTCATTGCCGCGGACGATTACCGCACCATCGATGAGATGTTCTCCTATAAGATACCGCTGTGCGTGTTCACGAACAATCAGGAGCCGCCGCCCGCGTTCACCGACCGCGCCCGCGGGCATTCGATACCGGTATTCGTCACCGAGCACTCCACCGGCGACCTCATTGAACGGCTTACCACTATCCTCGAAGAGGAATTCGCCCCGCACACGACGCTGCACGGCGTGTTCGTGGAAGTGTTCGGTGTCGGCGTTCTCATAAAGGGGAAGAGCGGCGTGGGGAAGAGCGAAGCGGCGCTTGAGCTCATACAGCGCGGGCACCGCCTCATCGCCGATGACAGCGTCGATTTCCGTGCGCTGCGCGGGAGCATGGTCATCGGTTCGAGCAATCGCGTGCTCAAATACAATATGGAAGTGCGCGGCATCGGCATCATCAATATCGCGCGTCTGTCCGGCATGTCGGCGATACGCAACAAGAAGCGGCTTGAGCTCATCGTTATACTTGAGGACTGGAAAGAGGACAAGGAATATGACAGGACCGGGCTTGAGGACCACACCGAGAGCATTCTCGGCGTCGAGATACCATCGCTCTGCATACCGGTGCGCCCGGGACGCAATATCCATATCCTTATCGAGACCGCGGCGAAGAACGAGCGGTTGAAGCTGCTTGGGTATCACTCCGCAAAGGAATTCAATAAACGCGTTATGCGCCTCTTCGAGGGAGAAGAGGACGATACGGGTTTTTGA
- a CDS encoding HPr family phosphocarrier protein translates to MTLTTVLEVKNRNGLHTRPAGMLCNIANRSKYGDIGIFMVHNGMRVDVKSILNVLTLGAVFGAKVVLEIEGEDKDKPMMEASTKEISEFFDSGFDNIAPDLEADEAADY, encoded by the coding sequence ATGACGCTTACGACGGTACTCGAGGTTAAGAACAGGAACGGGCTCCATACGCGCCCGGCGGGCATGCTCTGCAATATCGCCAACCGTTCGAAATACGGCGACATCGGGATATTCATGGTGCACAACGGCATGCGTGTCGACGTGAAGAGCATATTGAACGTTCTCACCCTGGGGGCGGTGTTCGGCGCCAAGGTCGTGCTCGAGATAGAAGGCGAGGATAAGGACAAGCCGATGATGGAAGCCTCGACAAAGGAGATCTCCGAATTCTTTGACTCCGGCTTTGACAACATTGCCCCCGATCTTGAAGCGGACGAGGCCGCGGATTATTGA
- the trxA gene encoding thioredoxin — protein sequence MGTIAETSDAGFEADVLKSSVPILVDFWAPWCGPCRMQTPILEKLVPRYQGKITFLKLNTDENQDTAVKLGITGIPTMIIFKGGQPAERLVGLRTEAQLIQILDAMI from the coding sequence ATGGGTACTATCGCAGAAACATCGGATGCAGGATTTGAAGCCGACGTGCTCAAGAGCAGCGTGCCTATCCTCGTCGATTTCTGGGCACCGTGGTGCGGTCCCTGCCGCATGCAGACGCCGATACTCGAGAAACTTGTCCCCCGGTATCAGGGGAAAATAACCTTTCTCAAGCTCAATACCGATGAGAATCAGGATACTGCCGTCAAGCTCGGCATAACGGGCATACCGACGATGATCATCTTCAAAGGCGGCCAGCCGGCGGAACGACTTGTCGGTCTGCGTACCGAAGCACAGCTCATACAGATCCTCGATGCTATGATCTGA
- the trxA gene encoding thioredoxin — protein sequence MFVRNCVLAALIVLALGCGKKDAVVSGGVMPVSAAAFDADVLKSTAPVLVDFWAPWCGPCRMQAPVIEKLSQDDAYKGKVKFIKFNVDDDNKIPSSYGITGIPTLIIFRNGKPVETMVGLRTEDQLRAALNKVL from the coding sequence ATGTTCGTGCGAAATTGTGTGCTCGCGGCTCTGATCGTTCTTGCGCTCGGCTGCGGAAAAAAGGATGCCGTTGTCAGCGGCGGTGTCATGCCGGTCAGTGCGGCGGCGTTCGATGCCGACGTGCTGAAGAGCACCGCGCCTGTCCTCGTCGATTTCTGGGCGCCATGGTGCGGTCCCTGCCGCATGCAGGCACCGGTGATAGAGAAGCTCTCTCAGGACGATGCCTATAAAGGGAAAGTGAAATTCATCAAGTTCAATGTCGATGATGACAATAAGATCCCGTCATCGTACGGCATTACGGGAATACCGACGCTCATCATATTCAGGAACGGAAAACCGGTCGAGACGATGGTGGGCCTGCGCACGGAAGATCAGCTTAGGGCAGCGCTGAATAAGGTGCTATAA
- a CDS encoding sugar phosphate isomerase/epimerase family protein, with amino-acid sequence MMYFTGFADEAGKTIDVQIKATKELGWTNIESRAIEGINMTDITDAKFDEVAGKLKDAGVTINCFGSAVANWAKYPDREEDFQKSIEELTRALPRMKRLGTKYIRAMSFKMALDNYPPTPEIEKEIFRKVTHLSKMCEDAGVMYLHENCMNYGGLSQAHTLKLIENIKSKAFKLVFDTGNPVAAYDRQAGLADKRQSAWEFYSAVRDHIEYVHIKDGVFKDMPANGFYANVDWKYPGEGEGDVIRIIDDMVKRGYDGGFSIEPHMALVFHDTSIQSPEAEMYRIYVEYGKRFMTIVENAKKKAGK; translated from the coding sequence ATGATGTATTTTACCGGATTCGCCGACGAGGCTGGCAAGACCATCGACGTTCAGATCAAGGCGACGAAAGAGCTCGGCTGGACGAACATCGAATCCCGCGCCATTGAAGGCATTAATATGACCGATATTACCGACGCGAAATTCGATGAGGTCGCCGGCAAGCTCAAGGACGCCGGGGTCACTATCAACTGTTTCGGGAGCGCCGTGGCGAATTGGGCGAAGTATCCCGACAGGGAAGAGGATTTTCAGAAAAGCATCGAGGAGCTCACGCGTGCGCTGCCGCGCATGAAGCGCCTGGGCACGAAGTACATACGCGCCATGAGCTTCAAGATGGCCCTCGATAATTACCCGCCGACACCCGAGATAGAAAAGGAAATATTCCGCAAGGTGACGCATCTGTCGAAGATGTGCGAGGACGCGGGCGTCATGTATCTCCATGAGAACTGCATGAATTACGGCGGGCTTTCACAGGCGCATACGCTGAAGCTCATCGAGAACATCAAGTCAAAAGCGTTCAAGCTCGTATTCGACACGGGCAATCCCGTCGCCGCATACGACAGGCAGGCCGGTCTTGCCGATAAACGGCAGAGCGCATGGGAATTCTACTCCGCCGTACGCGACCACATCGAATATGTGCATATCAAGGACGGTGTGTTCAAGGATATGCCGGCGAACGGCTTCTACGCGAACGTCGACTGGAAATACCCCGGCGAGGGCGAGGGCGATGTCATTCGCATCATCGATGACATGGTGAAGCGCGGCTATGACGGCGGATTTTCCATTGAACCGCATATGGCGCTCGTATTCCATGACACATCGATACAGTCGCCGGAAGCGGAGATGTACCGCATCTATGTGGAGTACGGCAAGCGCTTCATGACGATAGTCGAGAACGCGAAGAAAAAAGCGGGGAAATAG
- a CDS encoding TonB-dependent receptor: MKRIFIILLPICLSASDLAVIVTEGRMPLADVSVTVLETGREMFTDEKGKAVMATLTNGTYTVIAFLSGYGREERMVAIGRTNVSMAIALTAAVTNAAAEIIVTGKRNQGTVTGQSSMKKDAMFRTTQIAMNDAASALQSLPGVASSGGTFDSRMFIQGGDQSEWFSMMDGIYIPVPQRFAGRISMFNPSVIDRVDLYTAGYPASFGQGLSGILDVRTVTGDRSKWTGFIDLGIAAFEAKLEGPINSNLTVFFDIRRTYYDFVAPIFIKEEWRENTQFPYLLDGLCKLSWFITEEDILALSLYGSSEGMDWNMAITFDGLVTSSLPPGAAGIDHYAVLNGIVELRYEHRFGENDYAEVFGAVMPRASTAWRTSDGLSSTFSNTDNEMFYEAGANCYINSLTGHKIAFGGIYVPLVASAWYRNDYYATNASGKYIPYSNYSRGYPDIVAHYAGAYVMDDWSIVPSLIFQAGVRGEYFFYTPEYQINPRGGIKWEMTKDVSLFARGGAYSMFPLNWNYINTNTGNPALYSQKAVHAIGGIEFGNAQYAAKAEAFHKRYTDVVERDQSNRYRNSGDRTVYGADAYFQKKEEKNGWVNGWVSYTYVHGLESIRGLAVPLQPSNVCFIPPYLREHTVAAILELTYRANDATPYLNWLNGVKLSFDFRLTSGKPYTPGIGVLTNTGPGYTNYSVIYGAYNSMVSPLVHNLDIKLTIPISLFTLIDLFNVETTSATYISFVNVYAMRNVLDYSFRISASKSLEQREILDFPFLATFGMRIDF; this comes from the coding sequence ATGAAAAGAATATTCATCATACTTCTCCCGATCTGTCTTTCCGCATCGGACCTCGCCGTCATTGTCACCGAGGGCCGAATGCCGCTTGCCGACGTATCGGTGACCGTGCTTGAGACGGGACGGGAGATGTTCACCGATGAAAAGGGCAAGGCGGTGATGGCAACGCTCACCAACGGGACGTATACGGTGATAGCGTTCCTGTCAGGATACGGGCGTGAAGAGCGAATGGTCGCGATAGGAAGAACGAATGTCAGTATGGCGATAGCGCTCACCGCCGCGGTCACCAATGCCGCCGCGGAGATAATCGTTACCGGGAAACGCAATCAGGGGACGGTGACCGGCCAGTCGTCGATGAAAAAGGACGCGATGTTCCGCACCACGCAGATAGCGATGAACGATGCCGCAAGCGCGCTCCAGTCCCTCCCCGGCGTTGCATCGTCGGGCGGCACCTTCGACAGCCGCATGTTCATACAGGGCGGCGACCAGAGCGAATGGTTCTCGATGATGGACGGTATTTATATCCCCGTGCCGCAGCGTTTCGCGGGCCGCATATCGATGTTCAACCCCTCTGTCATCGATCGCGTCGATCTCTACACGGCGGGGTACCCCGCTTCGTTCGGACAGGGATTGTCGGGCATACTCGATGTGAGAACGGTCACCGGCGACCGTTCGAAATGGACGGGGTTCATCGATCTCGGCATCGCCGCGTTCGAGGCGAAGTTAGAAGGGCCGATAAACAGCAATCTCACGGTATTTTTTGACATACGCCGCACGTACTACGACTTCGTGGCGCCGATATTCATAAAGGAAGAATGGCGCGAGAACACGCAGTTCCCGTATCTCCTCGACGGGCTGTGCAAGCTTTCCTGGTTCATTACCGAAGAGGACATCCTGGCGCTGAGCCTCTACGGCTCATCGGAGGGGATGGATTGGAACATGGCGATAACCTTTGACGGGCTGGTGACATCGTCCCTGCCTCCCGGTGCGGCGGGCATCGATCATTACGCGGTCTTGAACGGCATCGTGGAGCTGCGCTACGAACACCGTTTCGGCGAGAACGATTATGCGGAGGTGTTCGGCGCCGTCATGCCGCGTGCATCCACCGCATGGCGTACGAGCGACGGCCTTTCGTCGACGTTCAGCAATACGGACAATGAGATGTTCTATGAGGCGGGTGCGAACTGTTATATCAATTCGCTTACGGGGCATAAGATAGCCTTCGGCGGCATCTATGTGCCCCTCGTTGCGAGCGCGTGGTATCGCAACGATTATTATGCGACGAATGCGAGCGGGAAATATATACCGTACAGCAATTACAGCCGCGGCTATCCGGATATCGTTGCCCACTATGCCGGCGCCTATGTCATGGACGACTGGTCCATTGTCCCGTCGCTTATTTTTCAGGCAGGCGTGCGGGGGGAGTATTTCTTCTATACGCCGGAGTATCAGATAAACCCGCGCGGCGGCATCAAATGGGAAATGACGAAGGACGTGTCGCTTTTCGCCCGCGGCGGGGCCTATTCGATGTTCCCGCTCAACTGGAATTACATCAATACCAATACGGGCAATCCCGCGCTCTACAGCCAGAAGGCCGTGCATGCGATAGGGGGCATCGAATTCGGCAATGCGCAATATGCCGCCAAGGCGGAGGCGTTCCATAAGCGGTACACCGATGTCGTCGAGCGCGATCAATCGAACCGTTACCGCAACAGCGGGGATCGTACCGTCTACGGCGCCGACGCATACTTCCAGAAAAAAGAGGAGAAGAACGGCTGGGTGAACGGGTGGGTGTCGTACACCTATGTGCATGGGCTTGAGAGCATTCGCGGACTTGCGGTGCCGCTGCAGCCGAGCAATGTATGTTTCATCCCGCCGTATCTTCGAGAACATACGGTAGCCGCCATTCTCGAGCTCACCTATCGTGCGAACGATGCGACGCCGTATCTCAACTGGCTCAACGGCGTGAAATTATCGTTCGATTTCCGGCTCACCAGCGGCAAACCCTATACGCCCGGCATCGGGGTGCTCACGAACACGGGACCCGGGTACACGAACTATTCAGTCATCTACGGCGCGTACAACAGCATGGTGTCGCCGCTCGTGCACAATCTCGATATCAAGCTTACCATACCGATATCTCTTTTCACGCTCATCGATCTCTTCAATGTGGAGACGACGAGCGCAACGTACATTTCCTTCGTCAATGTTTATGCGATGCGCAATGTGCTCGATTATTCGTTCCGCATAAGCGCGTCAAAATCGCTCGAACAGCGCGAGATCCTTGATTTCCCTTTTCTCGCGACATTCGGCATGCGGATTGATTTTTAA
- a CDS encoding HDIG domain-containing metalloprotein: protein MAKNGRTTHRRFDPIRYYKYALVIVLFLATLILLARGYAGARANFKPGDTAPENIVASKTIRFENRRETEKRRELIINNFRPVFEVRAHIVKASMSNVRAVFTALEKAEKSEQSLAESYRTFLTDTQIRIGFEAFKNLILYSKASRYEEKTIAILARLYDRGVIARANLADATILKMRNGITLYRNTDKEISTTTVDVDAINFLEDTVRDMRAIVLSQFDFLPSDKIAALAELSSSLLRPTIIYDDVLTERKLTELLEKTKPVMDVYKRGYVIVAKGDVITEEKIALLSALAKDLAYYNLRLIVLDSAFLAIFVILAVLYLTRYVSSILTDVKEFTLLAVEYLVIAISAHLMHYQFVPTLVSREAVSVPMYLIAWVPLFSVMNVLILGKRPAFFMAFIGSFLAVAVTYGTVFDLFILLCASVAAILITENLTKRNEILTGGLAVGLILAAGCVIDGLRNEVTLAVTAAEAVIAVIIGIAQGIIAAGLLSGLEHMLGTATVFRLLELSDLNAPLLRQLQITAPGTYHHSFTLSSMVEAACERIHANSLLARVGAYYHDIGKMENPVYFIENVTPRENRHRNIKPSLSATIIKSHVRIGVELAKANDLPEKIIDFIKEHHGTSLIKYFYNQALKHGGTIDKDFYQYAGPKPQTRESAVLMIADSVEAASRTIPNPTGEKILELVRAIINDKIRDKELDESGLTLKDLAHIEDTFVNEIMSSLHGRIVYPNAEEIARREEENAPVPRSPSTTVP from the coding sequence ATGGCGAAGAACGGCCGCACGACACACCGCCGCTTCGACCCGATACGGTACTATAAATACGCGCTTGTGATCGTGCTCTTCCTCGCCACGCTCATCTTGCTCGCACGCGGATATGCCGGCGCGCGGGCCAATTTCAAGCCGGGCGATACCGCCCCGGAGAACATCGTCGCGTCGAAGACCATACGCTTCGAGAACAGGCGCGAGACCGAAAAGCGCCGCGAGCTCATCATCAATAATTTCCGGCCCGTGTTCGAAGTACGCGCGCACATCGTGAAGGCGTCCATGAGCAATGTCCGGGCTGTCTTCACCGCGCTCGAAAAAGCGGAAAAGAGCGAGCAGTCCCTCGCGGAATCCTATCGCACCTTTCTGACGGATACGCAGATACGCATCGGGTTCGAGGCGTTCAAGAACCTCATTCTCTACTCGAAGGCGAGCCGGTATGAAGAAAAGACGATCGCGATACTCGCGCGGCTGTATGACCGCGGCGTCATCGCGCGTGCGAACCTGGCCGATGCGACGATACTCAAGATGCGCAACGGCATCACCCTGTACCGGAACACGGACAAGGAGATATCAACGACGACGGTCGATGTCGATGCCATCAATTTCCTTGAGGACACCGTCCGCGATATGCGCGCCATCGTGCTCTCCCAGTTCGATTTCCTCCCGAGCGACAAGATCGCCGCGCTCGCCGAGCTGTCCTCCTCCCTGTTGAGGCCCACCATCATCTACGATGACGTTCTTACGGAGCGTAAGCTCACGGAACTGCTCGAGAAGACGAAGCCGGTCATGGACGTCTATAAACGCGGCTATGTCATCGTGGCCAAGGGTGATGTCATCACTGAGGAGAAGATAGCGCTCCTCTCGGCGCTCGCCAAGGACCTTGCCTATTACAATCTGCGTCTTATCGTTCTCGATTCCGCGTTCCTCGCCATTTTCGTCATCCTCGCGGTGCTCTATCTCACCCGCTACGTATCCTCGATACTTACCGATGTGAAGGAATTCACGCTCCTTGCAGTGGAATATCTGGTCATCGCGATCAGTGCGCATCTTATGCATTATCAGTTCGTGCCGACGCTCGTATCGAGGGAAGCGGTCTCCGTGCCGATGTATCTCATCGCCTGGGTGCCGCTTTTCAGCGTCATGAACGTGCTCATACTCGGCAAGCGCCCGGCGTTCTTCATGGCGTTCATCGGTTCATTCCTCGCGGTGGCCGTCACCTACGGAACGGTCTTCGATCTGTTCATCCTCCTCTGCGCTTCGGTCGCGGCGATACTCATAACGGAGAACCTCACCAAACGCAACGAGATACTCACCGGCGGGCTCGCCGTCGGTCTCATCCTTGCGGCAGGATGCGTCATCGACGGTCTTCGCAACGAGGTCACGCTTGCGGTGACAGCGGCGGAAGCGGTGATCGCTGTCATCATCGGCATTGCGCAGGGCATCATCGCGGCAGGGCTCCTCTCGGGGCTTGAGCATATGCTCGGCACGGCCACCGTGTTCCGCCTCCTCGAGCTCTCCGATCTGAACGCGCCGCTCCTTCGGCAGCTCCAGATCACCGCGCCCGGGACCTACCATCATTCGTTCACCTTAAGCAGCATGGTCGAGGCCGCCTGTGAACGCATACACGCGAATTCGCTCCTCGCGCGCGTGGGGGCGTATTATCATGACATCGGCAAGATGGAGAACCCGGTCTACTTCATCGAGAACGTGACGCCGCGGGAGAACCGGCACCGGAACATCAAGCCCTCGCTCTCGGCGACGATAATAAAATCGCATGTGCGCATCGGCGTGGAGCTCGCGAAGGCGAACGACCTGCCGGAGAAGATAATCGATTTCATAAAGGAGCATCACGGCACATCGCTCATAAAATATTTCTATAATCAGGCGCTCAAGCACGGCGGGACCATCGACAAGGACTTCTATCAATATGCGGGTCCAAAACCGCAGACACGCGAATCGGCGGTGCTCATGATAGCCGATTCGGTGGAAGCCGCCTCGCGGACGATACCCAACCCCACCGGCGAGAAGATATTGGAACTCGTGCGCGCCATCATCAATGACAAGATACGGGATAAGGAACTCGACGAAAGCGGGCTTACGCTCAAGGACCTCGCTCATATCGAGGATACGTTCGTGAACGAGATAATGTCGTCCCTGCACGGACGCATCGTATATCCGAATGCAGAAGAGATCGCACGCCGGGAAGAAGAGAACGCCCCGGTGCCGCGAAGTCCAAGCACAACGGTCCCGTAA